The following proteins are co-located in the Desulfonauticus submarinus genome:
- a CDS encoding radical SAM protein, with protein sequence MKFKYIFGPVKSSRLGRSLGIDLLGEKICSFDCLYCEVGRTKNKTLARDVYVDPDLILNELEKWFKLLPIKPEVITFGGSGEPCLNITMGFLAREIKKRYDYPLAILTNSSLLENEVVLRELSLFDIILPSFDSAIEEEFVKINRPVKEIGVKNIEGGLLNLKQMFKGKIFLEILLLPNINASERNKQKLYEFVRKLQPDRVDITTLTRPGTYVKNPLNKLELEAWRQKFANFSFTRQRSTNTNEDNISSRYIKDISFLILNSLKRRPQTIKDISVALSIQEDEVKKEIEKLILKQKVKLIKDFETSEQYYKIIL encoded by the coding sequence ATGAAATTTAAATATATTTTTGGTCCAGTAAAATCATCTAGATTAGGGAGGTCGTTAGGTATTGATTTGTTAGGGGAAAAGATCTGTTCTTTTGATTGTTTGTATTGTGAAGTTGGCAGGACGAAAAATAAAACTTTGGCAAGAGATGTATATGTTGATCCAGACTTAATTTTAAATGAGTTAGAAAAGTGGTTTAAATTATTGCCTATTAAACCAGAGGTAATAACATTTGGAGGAAGTGGGGAACCTTGTTTAAATATAACCATGGGTTTTTTAGCTCGAGAGATAAAAAAACGTTATGATTATCCTTTAGCTATTTTGACTAATAGTAGCCTGTTAGAAAATGAAGTTGTTTTAAGAGAATTAAGTCTTTTTGACATTATTTTGCCTTCTTTTGATAGTGCGATAGAGGAAGAATTTGTAAAAATAAATCGTCCTGTTAAAGAAATAGGGGTAAAAAATATTGAAGGTGGTCTTTTAAATTTAAAACAGATGTTTAAAGGGAAAATATTCTTAGAGATTCTTCTTTTACCAAATATTAATGCAAGTGAAAGGAATAAACAAAAACTTTATGAATTTGTGCGAAAGCTTCAACCTGATAGAGTAGACATTACCACTTTAACAAGACCTGGTACCTATGTAAAAAATCCTTTAAATAAGCTAGAATTAGAAGCATGGAGGCAAAAATTTGCAAATTTTTCTTTTACTAGACAAAGATCAACTAACACTAATGAAGACAATATAAGTTCTCGTTATATTAAGGATATAAGTTTCCTTATTTTAAACTCTTTAAAGAGACGGCCACAAACAATAAAAGATATTAGTGTTGCGCTTAGTATTCAAGAAGATGAAGTCAAAAAAGAGATTGAAAAACTTATTTTAAAACAAAAGGTTAAATTAATAAAAGATTTTGAAACGAGTGAGCAATACTATAAAATTATTCTATAG
- a CDS encoding epoxyqueuosine reductase QueH, with translation MKNILIHCCCGPCSIYPFEVLQQKGFNIFAIYFNPNIHPLKEYLRRREAFIEVCKYFNVRYLCFDKDYNPQKYFQLINFRENNRCFYCYYMRLEKTFFIARRGKFDLFTTTLLYSKFQKHNMIFEIGRDLCSGSKIDFWYYDFREGWKIGQDKSKQLGIYRQEYCGCIYSEFDRFKKELMFE, from the coding sequence GTGAAAAATATTTTAATACATTGTTGTTGTGGGCCTTGTTCTATTTATCCTTTTGAAGTTTTACAGCAAAAAGGTTTTAATATATTTGCTATTTATTTTAATCCGAATATCCATCCTTTAAAAGAGTATTTAAGGCGAAGGGAAGCTTTTATTGAGGTATGTAAATATTTTAATGTTAGGTATTTATGTTTTGATAAAGATTATAATCCTCAGAAATATTTTCAATTAATTAATTTTAGAGAAAATAATAGATGTTTTTATTGTTATTACATGCGCCTTGAAAAGACATTTTTTATTGCCAGAAGGGGAAAATTTGATCTTTTTACCACAACATTACTATATAGTAAATTTCAAAAGCATAATATGATTTTTGAAATAGGACGTGATTTATGTTCAGGAAGTAAAATTGATTTTTGGTATTATGATTTTAGAGAGGGGTGGAAAATTGGCCAGGATAAAAGTAAACAATTAGGCATCTATCGTCAGGAATATTGTGGTTGTATATATAGCGAATTTGATAGATTTAAAAAAGAATTAATGTTTGAATAA
- a CDS encoding DUF2905 domain-containing protein, with product MFGWGSEIGKFLILLGFLLIGIGVIFLLGDKLGLRFGGLPGDIVYKKGNFTFYFPWVTCLIISIVLTLILSIFRR from the coding sequence ATGTTTGGTTGGGGAAGTGAAATAGGAAAATTTTTAATTTTATTGGGCTTTTTATTAATTGGCATAGGAGTTATTTTTCTTTTAGGAGATAAATTAGGTCTTCGTTTCGGGGGATTACCTGGGGATATTGTTTATAAGAAAGGAAACTTTACTTTTTACTTCCCTTGGGTTACGTGTTTAATTATTAGTATAGTTTTAACACTTATTTTATCTATTTTTAGGCGTTAA
- the hemW gene encoding radical SAM family heme chaperone HemW codes for MLLYIHFPFCLKKCNYCAFFSLEYVPEMVELYLKGLEQEIYFWSRYFQSPRVHSIYIGGGTPSLLKEQELDRIVSLIYKNFAVERQIEFSLEVNPESCKPKDKLVVWKNIGVNRVSLGVQSFDPESLFLLGRIHNLKQVRESYFLLRGIGFKNINLDLMFGLPKQTVKRWLEELKQAIRLKPEHLSCYGFTFEQGTYLCENKKNYKWPDEEEVSRMYIYGGEYLEANGYIQYEISNFSRMGYRCLHNLGYWEGQDFLGLGPSAVSTINSKRWQNPANIKEYVLMVENGCLLREREKINRVKKINEFIMLSLRTTKGLNVREFYKLTGINFFKKFESVICLLHKNKLISIRDGYLRLTRTGMLLSDSIIPQFFMEEKRCLVGEVK; via the coding sequence ATGTTACTTTATATTCATTTTCCTTTTTGTTTGAAGAAATGTAATTATTGTGCATTTTTTTCTTTAGAATATGTTCCCGAGATGGTTGAACTGTATCTAAAAGGTTTAGAACAAGAAATTTATTTTTGGTCTAGATATTTTCAATCTCCAAGAGTTCATAGTATTTATATAGGTGGTGGCACTCCCTCTTTACTAAAAGAGCAAGAATTAGATAGGATTGTTTCTTTAATTTATAAAAACTTTGCTGTGGAGAGACAGATAGAATTTTCTTTGGAAGTTAATCCAGAGTCTTGTAAACCAAAGGATAAGTTGGTTGTTTGGAAAAATATAGGAGTAAATAGAGTTAGTTTAGGAGTTCAAAGTTTCGACCCAGAAAGTTTATTCTTACTTGGGCGAATTCATAATTTAAAGCAAGTTCGAGAATCTTATTTTTTGTTACGAGGGATTGGTTTTAAAAATATAAATTTAGATTTGATGTTTGGACTGCCTAAACAGACAGTAAAGAGATGGTTAGAAGAGTTAAAACAAGCAATTAGATTAAAACCAGAGCATCTTTCGTGCTATGGATTTACTTTTGAACAAGGCACTTATCTTTGCGAGAATAAAAAAAACTATAAGTGGCCAGATGAAGAAGAAGTTAGTCGAATGTATATTTATGGTGGAGAGTATTTAGAGGCAAATGGCTATATTCAATATGAAATCTCCAATTTTTCCCGGATGGGATATAGGTGTTTACACAACTTGGGATATTGGGAAGGACAGGATTTTTTGGGACTAGGTCCTTCGGCTGTTTCTACTATAAATAGTAAAAGATGGCAGAATCCAGCTAATATAAAAGAATATGTTTTAATGGTAGAAAATGGCTGTCTTTTAAGAGAACGAGAAAAAATTAATAGAGTGAAAAAGATCAATGAATTTATTATGTTATCTTTGCGTACTACTAAAGGTCTAAATGTTAGAGAATTTTATAAGCTTACTGGTATAAACTTTTTTAAAAAATTTGAGTCAGTGATTTGTCTTTTACATAAAAATAAACTTATTAGTATTAGAGATGGATATTTGCGTTTGACAAGAACAGGAATGCTTTTAAGTGATAGTATTATACCTCAATTTTTTATGGAGGAGAAAAGATGTTTGGTTGGGGAAGTGAAATAG
- a CDS encoding Rne/Rng family ribonuclease, whose product MKKKVDSKRKMFISYLPEEEVEVAITKNGILEEYYVEVISQAKTKGNIYKGKIHNIDASLQAAFVNYGAEKNGFLQVDEVHPEYYQKDIKPLPRQKYPPLHRVLRPGQEILVQVVKEPTGSKGAYLTTYLSLPGRYLVLTPGSEDIGISRKIDDPKERTRLKKIVESMELEDGLGIIVRTVSEGQTKASLVRDLNFLKRLWKDIKHKARTQKAPCLVYEEKDLIFRAVRDYLTQDIEEVWVDHELVAVRLEEYIALMFPRKKNLVRLHISKGGLGLFERFDLDEQIEQIYSREIHLPSGARIVFDYTEALTAIDINSGKISGEKNFKEMAYKANLEAAQIIPLQLRLRDIGGQVVVDFIEMKDKKYIREVEKTLKNGLKQDRARTDFIPISRFGLAQIIRQRLGTSAFASSLEMCPCCQGRGILPSLEWQAQLSLKKIYATLRHSEEKKSQYVFDFPSTLALYLLNNKKRNILKLEDKFKTQIIIEEKKV is encoded by the coding sequence ATGAAGAAAAAAGTAGATTCAAAAAGAAAAATGTTTATTAGTTATCTTCCTGAAGAAGAAGTTGAGGTAGCAATTACTAAAAATGGGATTTTAGAAGAATATTATGTAGAAGTTATTTCTCAAGCTAAAACCAAAGGAAATATTTATAAAGGTAAAATTCATAATATTGATGCATCCTTACAGGCTGCATTTGTAAATTATGGAGCAGAAAAAAATGGCTTTTTACAAGTAGATGAAGTTCATCCTGAGTATTACCAAAAAGATATAAAGCCATTGCCAAGACAAAAATATCCTCCACTACATAGAGTTTTGCGTCCTGGACAAGAAATATTGGTTCAAGTTGTAAAAGAGCCTACAGGCTCTAAAGGCGCTTATTTAACTACTTATTTATCTTTGCCTGGAAGATATCTTGTTTTAACTCCTGGTAGTGAGGATATTGGTATTTCTCGAAAAATAGATGATCCTAAAGAAAGAACAAGGCTTAAGAAAATAGTAGAAAGTATGGAGTTAGAAGATGGTTTGGGTATTATTGTGAGAACAGTGAGTGAAGGCCAGACAAAAGCCAGTTTAGTGAGGGATTTAAATTTTTTAAAGAGATTATGGAAAGATATTAAACATAAGGCAAGAACCCAAAAAGCACCATGTTTAGTTTATGAGGAAAAGGATTTAATTTTTAGAGCTGTTAGAGATTATTTAACTCAAGATATAGAAGAAGTGTGGGTTGATCATGAACTTGTAGCAGTGCGCTTAGAAGAATACATTGCCTTGATGTTTCCTAGAAAGAAAAATTTAGTTCGCTTGCACATATCTAAAGGAGGGCTAGGGTTATTTGAACGTTTTGATCTAGACGAACAAATTGAGCAAATTTACTCCCGAGAAATCCATTTGCCTTCAGGAGCTAGAATAGTTTTTGACTATACAGAGGCCTTGACTGCTATTGATATAAATTCTGGAAAAATATCTGGCGAAAAGAATTTTAAAGAGATGGCTTATAAGGCCAATTTAGAGGCAGCTCAAATTATTCCTTTACAACTTAGGTTGAGAGATATTGGTGGGCAGGTAGTTGTTGATTTTATTGAAATGAAAGACAAAAAATATATTCGAGAAGTGGAAAAAACACTAAAAAATGGTTTAAAACAAGATAGAGCAAGGACAGATTTTATCCCTATTTCAAGGTTTGGTTTGGCCCAAATTATTCGTCAACGTTTGGGCACATCTGCCTTTGCTTCTTCTTTGGAAATGTGTCCTTGTTGTCAAGGACGAGGTATTCTTCCTAGTTTAGAGTGGCAAGCTCAGTTAAGTTTGAAGAAAATTTATGCTACTTTGCGTCATAGTGAAGAAAAAAAATCTCAATATGTTTTTGATTTCCCCTCTACCTTGGCGTTATATTTATTAAATAATAAGAAGAGAAATATCCTAAAATTGGAAGATAAATTTAAAACGCAAATTATTATTGAGGAGAAAAAAGTGTGA